ATTCCGCCAGCACCCTTACCTTTTTCAGCAGTTCCTCTTTCTTCCGCAGTTCTTCTTCATCGCCACCGGTGAGGCGCAGGCGGGTAATTTCCACGGCCAGTTCTTCCGCATTGGGCAAAAATTCATGCAAGGGGGGATCCAGCAGGCGGATGGTAACCGGCAAACCCTCCATAGCCTTCAAGATGCCATAGAAATCCCCCTGCTGCATGGGCAAAAGCTTATTCAGGGCGGCCTGGCGCTCCTGGGTGGTGGTGGCCAGGATCATCTCCTGCACTATGGGCAGACGGTCCGGGGCCATAAACATGTGTTCCGTGCGGGTCAGACCGATACCCTCGGCTCCAAAGGCCCGGGCTTTAGCCGCATCTTCCGGAGTGTCGGCATTGGCCCTTACGCCCAGGGTGCGGATCTCGTCGGCCCACTGCAGCAGCTCAAGGAACTCGGGGGAAAGCTCGGGATCGATCAGCGGCACCTCCCCCAGCATGACCTGGCCGGTCGACCCGTCAATGGAAATGACATCTCCCTTTTTGACCACCAGGTCATTGACGCGAAACTCGCCGGCCTCGTAATCAATGCGGATGGCCTCACAGCCGCACACGCAGGGCTTGCCCATCCCGCGGGCCACCACTGCCGCATGGCTGGTCATTCCTCCCCGGGAGGTGAGCACCCCCTGGGCGGCAACGATGCCGTGGATGTCATCGGGAGTAGTTTCCGTACGGACCAGGATGATTTTTTCACCCTGATTGCCCAGCATTTCAGCCTCGTCGGCGTCAAATACAACCTTCCCGCTGGCGGCACCAGGGGAGGCAGGCAGGCCTTTGGCAATAGCCTTTACGCTGGCCCGGGGATCGATACGGCGGTGCAGCAGTTGATCCAGCTGGGCGGGCTCAACGCGCATGACGGCCTCTTCTTTGCTGATCAACCCCTCATGGACCATATCCACGGCAATTTTTACGGCCGCCTGGGCGGTGCGCTTACCGGTGCGGGTCTGCAAAATATAAAGTTTGCCCCGTTCAATGGTAAACTCAATGTCCTGCATGTTCCGGTAATGCTTTTCCAGGCGCTCGCAAATGGAGGCAAACTGCTGGTATACATCGGGCATTTCCTCTTTTAAGTCGGAAATGGTCCGCGGTGTCCGGATACCCGCCACCACGTCTTCGCCCTGGGCATTAATCAAGTATTCCCCGTAAAGCTCCCGGGCTCCGGTGGCCGGGTCCCGGGTAAAGGCCACCCCGGTACCGCAATCATCCCCCAGGTTACCAAAGACCATCACCTGGATGTTAACGGCGGTACCCAGGTCATCGGGAATTTTGTTGATCTTGCGGTAAACGATAGCCCGGTCGTTGTTCCAGGAGTTAAATACGGCATAGATGGCCATGAAAAGCTGCTCCATGGGGTCCTGGGGGAAAGATCGCCCGGTCTCCCGTTCGATTAAGGCTCTGTACTCAGCGACCACCTGTTCCAGGTCCCCGGCCGGCAATTCCTGGTCCAGGGTTACCCGCCGGCGCTCCTTATACCTTTCCAGGATCCGTTCGAATTTGGCATGTTCAATGCCCAGGACCACATCGCCAAACATATTCAAGAAACGGCGGTAGCAGTCAAAGGCAAAGCGGCGGTTGGCTGCCCGGCTCAGGCCTTCCACCGTTTCATCGTTTAGCCCCAGGTTGAGCACTGTATCCATCATCCCGGGCATGGATACGGGAGCCCCGGAGCGTACGCTCACCAGCAAGGGATTGGCGGGATCGCCAAACCGCTTGCCCGTTTTTTCCTCCAGGACACGCATCTTTTCCCGCACCTGTTCCTCCAAACCGGGAGGAAACCGCCGATCATTAACGTAAAACTCCTTGCAGGCTTCCGTGGTAATAATCAAACCGGGCGGGACAGGCAGGCCGATGTTGGTCATCTCCGCCAGATTTGCCCCTTTACCGCCGAGCAGATTCTTCATGTCTGCGCGGCCCTCTTCAAACAGGTAGACATACTTTTTACTTGACATGCCTTTCCCCCTATAATAAATTTCCAGCACGCGGCTGGCCGTTTCCTCTACCGCCTTGTTGGTAACGTCAATGACCGAACATTTTACCCGGCGCATGACTTCTTCCGCGTACTCCAGCTCCTGCAGTATGCGTTCCATGCTGGCGTAATTGGCCTTGGAAGCCAGCCCCAGGGCCTTCAAGCGTTCCCGCCGGATTTCATTCAACTGCTGGGGCTGGATGGTTAAACCGATTACCCGGTGGGACGGCAATTTGAAAATTTCTTCCGGTGGCGCCACCTCGGGCACCAGGGGAACATTGGCTGCCTTGATGGCCTTGTGGGCCAGGTACATGCACAAGGGAGTTTTAGAAGTCCGGCTGACGCCGATCACCACCACGTCCGCCCGCAAAATTCCCCGGGGGTCTTTGCCGTCATCGTACTTTACGGCAAACTCCACTGCTTCCACCTTGCGGAAATAATCCTCGTCGATACGGCGGACCAGACCGGGTTCCAATTTCGGTCTTTGACCCCCTACCCGGGTCAAGGCATCCAGCATGGGAGTCAGGATGTCTACGGTAGGTATATTGTACTTGCGCGCTTCCCTTTCCAAAGCTTCCCGTAACTCCGGAACAACCAGGGTATAGGCAATGACACTGGGCCTGGTACTTGCTTCCTGTACAATTTCGACAATTTCTTCCATATCATGTACAAAGGGTACCCGGTGGATATCCCCCACACCGGAGTTGAACTGGCTGGCCGCCGCCCGGGCCACCAGCTCCCCCGTTTCACCAATGGAATCGGAGATGATGTAAATCACCGGGTGTGTATTACTGGTCGTGGTAATGGTTACCTCCCCCTTAGTTTCCTTCTCCCAGCTCAACAAAGAGGCGAGTAATGTTAGTCTTGCTCAGGCGACCAATGACTTCCAGGTCCTTGTTTTTGTCGCCACCCTCAACCGGGCGTACCACGGGCAGGGCATCCACTTCGTGGGTAATTAATTTCTTGGCTGCCAACCAGACCGAATCATCAGGGCCCACGGTAATGACGTTGGGCATGCGGGTCATCACCACACCCACGGGCAATTTATGGATGTCCTGTCCCCCCAGGGTGATCTTCAATAGATCCTTCCGCGAGATAACCCCCTCCAAAATCCCTCCCTCCCGGACCACGATCAGTGTCCCTACGTCCTCAATGAACATGGTGACCACCGCATCGTACACCGAACAATGCTCAGACACCACCACAGGCACGGACTTTACTTCTCCCACCTTGATGCGGTGGAGCTTTTCGGCAATCACCTTGTTCGGGGTCTTGCCGCTGTAATAGTAGCCCACCCGGGGCCGGGCCTCTAAAAGCCCGGCCATGGTCAAAATAGCCATATCGGGACGTAAAGTGGCCCGGGTGAGAGAGAGGCGCTCGGCAATCTGCTCACCGGTAATGGGACCTTCCTTTTTGACAATCTCCAGAATGGCTTCCTGTCGCTTGGAAAGTTCCAATTTCATCGCCCCTTAAAAGAGCAATTATGTTATACTAATCCACCTTGCCACAGCAATTATATATATTATATACTCCTTTTACATTTCCCTTCTGCACAGAAACCAAAAATTCATGTATACAATTTGTCCCCCGGTGCGGCAACCAGTTTACTCAGATCGGCCACACCCAGGGCCAGGGCGGCCACTCCCTTGAGCAGGCTGAGACGATTGTTCCGGATTCTTTCATCATCCACCATTACCATGATGGCATCAAAAAATTGATCTACCCCCGGCCGCAAAGAAGCCATGGCCGCCAGCGCCCCCCGGTAATCCCGGGCGACCAGGTTGCGGGCAACCTCTTCCTGCACCTCTTTTAATTTCTGGTATAAGGCTGCTTCTGCCGGGTGCACGAGGGCAGCCGGGTCCACGGTAGTGGAACCGTGCTTGCGGGATAAGTTATGGGCGCGGGTAAAAGCTGTGAGCACTGCTTCAAAATGGGGTTCGTCCCGGAAGATCTCCACAGCCTGGGCGCGCTGCCAGGCACCGGCGAGATCATCAAAACCGGCCGCCAGCACTGCCTCCACCGTGTCGTAGGATAATCCCCGGTCGGCAAAAATTCCTTTCAAGCGCTGGGCAAAGAAGTCCATGAGGTGAGATATAACCTGTTCTCTTCCCAGCTTCAGTTCCACCCGCCCCCGGTACTGTTCATAAGCCTGCTCAATCAACCCGCGCAAGGAAAGTATTAGTTCTCCCTCCAGGCAGATATGGCATACCCCCAGGGCCTGCCGGCGCAGGCCGTAGGGATCCTGGGAACCGGTGGGCTCGATACCGATGGCAAAACAACCTACCAGGGTGTCCATCTTATCGGCCAAACTCAATATCCGTCCCGGGGTACTAACCGGCAGCTCATCGCCGGAGAAACGGGGCAGGTAATGCTCGTAAATGGCCCGGGCCACTGCCGGGTCCTCTCCGGAAGCCAGGGCGTATTCCCGCCCCATAACACCCTGCAATTCGGGAAATTCGTAAACCATGCTGGTCACCAGATCGGCCTTGGCCAGGTATGCCGCCCGCAGCACCTGTGCCGTCTCTTTTTCACCGGCCGCCAAAACACGGGCCAGGTAGCGGGACAGGCCGATAAGACGTTCCACTTTGTCGTAGACCGTACCCAAACTCTCCTGCCAGACGACCTTTTTTAAGGCCTCGACCCGGTCCGCCAGGGGTGTGGCCAGATCTTCCTTCCAGAAAAAGGCGGCATCGGCCAGGCGGGCCCGCAGCACCTTTTCATTCCCAGCCCGGACGGTATCCAGGTGCTCCTCACTGCCGTTGCTGATAGCAATAAAACGGGGCAGCAGTTTGCCCCCGGAATCCATCACGGGGAAATAACGCTGGTGTTCCCGCATGGACGTTACCAGCACCTCGGCGGGCAACTGCAAAAAGCTCTCGTCAAAGCTGCCGCAAAGGGCTACCGGATATTCCACCAGATTGGTTACTTCCGTCAGCAGTTCTTCGTCGGGCTCCACCTGCCCGCCGACCCGGGCTGCCAGCTCCTGTACCTGGTTCCAGATCATCTGCCGGCGGCGGTCGGTATCCACCACCACCCGGCCCCGCTCCATAACCTCAAAATATTTGCCGGCACGGGGGATTTCCAGAGGACCCTGGCTTAAAAACCGGTGCCCGTGGGTAATCCGCCCGGACCGGAGCCCGGCATAGGAAAAATCAATCACCTGATCACCGTAAATGGCCACCAGCCAGCGAATGGGACGGGCAAAACGCACCTCTAGGGCTCCCCAGCGCATGGGTTTGGGGAAGTGCAACCCGGCAATTAAAGAGGGGCAGAGCCCGGCCAGCACTTCCGTTGTGGGCCGGCCCTCCTGACGCTTCACTGCAAATACATATTCCACGGGGCCCAGGTTTTTCACCACCAGCTGGGAAACATCCACCCCCTGGCTTTTGGCAAAGCCCAGGGCCGCCCGGGTTGGCTCCCCGGCCGGATTGAAGGCCACTTTAACCGCCGGCCCTTTTACCTCCTGGATCAGGGATTCCTGCACACCGGCCAGGTTGTAGACGTAGAGGACCAGGCGCCGGGGGGTGCCATAGGTCTTAATTTCACCAAAGGGCAGCCGGTTTTCCCGCAACAAATTCGCTGCCAGTTCCTTCAATTGTTCCAGGGCCGGGTTTAAAAACCGGGCCGGTATTTCTTCCATACCAATTTCCAGTAAGAAATCCTGGGTATGCATGGTTGTCCTCCCTCGATTATTAGTTATTAGTGTTTTTAACGGTTATTTCTTTAAAAGGGGGTAACCCATTTCTTCCCGCTGGACCACATAGGCCTCGGCACAGGCCCGGGCCAGGCTGCGTACCCGGTGAATGAAGGCTGTGCGTTCGGTAACGCTGATGGCGCCCCGGGCATCCAGGAGGTTAAAGGTATGGGAGCATTTGAGCACATAATCGTAGGCCGGCAGGACCAGGCCCTTTTCCACTATGCGCCTGGCCTCCCTTTCGTACATATCAAATAGCTTAAAAAGCATCCCTGTATCTGCCTCTTCAAAATTGTAACGGGAGTGTTCCACCTCGCCCCGGTGGTGTACGTCCCCGTAAGTCAGGCCGTTAACCCATTCGATGTCAAAAACATTGTCCTTGCCCTGGATGAACATGGCCAGCCGTTCCAAACCGTAGGTAATCTCCGTCGAAACGGGGCGGCAGTCCAGGCCCCCGCATTGCTGGAAATAGGTGAACTGGGTGATCTCCATCCCGTCCAGCCATACCTCCCAACCCAGGCCCCAGGCACCCAGGGTGGGTGATTCCCAGTTGTCTTCCACAAAGCGGATATCGTGCTCCTGGGGGTTGATCCCTATGGCCGCCAGGCTGTCCAGGTATACCTCCACCACATCATCGGGGGAGGGCTTCAGGATCACCTGGTACTGGTAGTAATGCTGCAGCCGGTTGGGATTTTCCCCGTAGCGGCCGTCAGTGGGCCGGCGGGAAGGCTCCACATAGGCCACCCGCCAGGGTTCGGGCCCCAAAACCCGTAAGAAAGTGGCCGGGTTCATGGTGCCGGCGCCCTTTTCCACATCGTAGGGCTGCTGGATGATGCAGTTTTGATCGGCCCAGAAACGGTTTAAAGCCAGGATCAGGTCTTGAAAGTTCATGTATACATTCCTCCCTGAATTACTATAAAAATTTAAACCTCCCGCCCGGGCAAACTAGGCCAGGGACGGGAGGTACTTCCCGCGGTTCCACCCTGTTTGGCCGCCACAAAAGCGGCCCCCTCATTTGGTGCAGGCTTTACTCACCGCCACTTGACACGGCGGCTTTCCTCCTGCCGCTCGGGAACCCCATTCACCCGGGTTCGTTTTACCGGGCTTCCACCTCTTCCCGGCTCTCTGTAAAAACTCCCCCGGCTACTCTTTCCCTCATCGCCGGATATTCTATTGAACAATGTTAATTTATCAAATTGGCGGGATAAAGTCAACGGGGACGCTGTTTCCCGGCGCCCCATTCCCCGCGGCCGGTTCCTCTTCCACCGGGAAGGCCGGAATCTCTCCGCGCCTCCCCTTACGTAGGGCCCGCCGGTTCCACATATTGTTCACCCTGATCTTGATTTTGCTGATCACCCCGGACGGGCCGTTCAATTTCCAGGGTATAATTCTTGGCCATGGCCGTAATCGCCCCCAGGGCTCCCAAAACAGCCAACTGGCTGCTGGCCAGGGTTCCCACCAGACCCAAGGCCCCCAGGGAAGCCGGTAGTTCCATTACCGTCCTTTCCCCCTGTTTTACCTTAATTTTAGTTTCCTGGCTCCGGTGAAAAAAATCCTTCAAGTGCTCCAAAAATTCCTGTCCCCGGTCCTGGAGCTTTTCCGTAATGTGCTTCCTCTCTTCTTCCAGGCGAATGAGAGCCTGCACCACGTCACCCCCGGCTGCATCCAGGGCCTCCTTGGCCTCCTTGTAACCTACCCCCAGGCGGGACCTGATTAGATCAATTTTTTCCAGCTCGCTGTTCATGTACAGCCCATCCTCCCTGAACTTTATTTAACCATATTTAACCCGGGAGTCCGGCCATTTATACATGTTCCAACAGTTCCAGAAATCTCGTGGATTTCATGCGCCGGTCCAGATGGTACTCCATGTGGCGGCGAAGCACTTCCTTCAACTCCCTGCGGGCCGCCTTCCCCACCTGAA
This window of the Desulfofundulus luciae genome carries:
- the glyS gene encoding glycine--tRNA ligase subunit beta — protein: MHTQDFLLEIGMEEIPARFLNPALEQLKELAANLLRENRLPFGEIKTYGTPRRLVLYVYNLAGVQESLIQEVKGPAVKVAFNPAGEPTRAALGFAKSQGVDVSQLVVKNLGPVEYVFAVKRQEGRPTTEVLAGLCPSLIAGLHFPKPMRWGALEVRFARPIRWLVAIYGDQVIDFSYAGLRSGRITHGHRFLSQGPLEIPRAGKYFEVMERGRVVVDTDRRRQMIWNQVQELAARVGGQVEPDEELLTEVTNLVEYPVALCGSFDESFLQLPAEVLVTSMREHQRYFPVMDSGGKLLPRFIAISNGSEEHLDTVRAGNEKVLRARLADAAFFWKEDLATPLADRVEALKKVVWQESLGTVYDKVERLIGLSRYLARVLAAGEKETAQVLRAAYLAKADLVTSMVYEFPELQGVMGREYALASGEDPAVARAIYEHYLPRFSGDELPVSTPGRILSLADKMDTLVGCFAIGIEPTGSQDPYGLRRQALGVCHICLEGELILSLRGLIEQAYEQYRGRVELKLGREQVISHLMDFFAQRLKGIFADRGLSYDTVEAVLAAGFDDLAGAWQRAQAVEIFRDEPHFEAVLTAFTRAHNLSRKHGSTTVDPAALVHPAEAALYQKLKEVQEEVARNLVARDYRGALAAMASLRPGVDQFFDAIMVMVDDERIRNNRLSLLKGVAALALGVADLSKLVAAPGDKLYT
- a CDS encoding DUF4342 domain-containing protein, whose amino-acid sequence is MNSELEKIDLIRSRLGVGYKEAKEALDAAGGDVVQALIRLEEERKHITEKLQDRGQEFLEHLKDFFHRSQETKIKVKQGERTVMELPASLGALGLVGTLASSQLAVLGALGAITAMAKNYTLEIERPVRGDQQNQDQGEQYVEPAGPT
- the ppdK gene encoding pyruvate, phosphate dikinase; amino-acid sequence: MSSKKYVYLFEEGRADMKNLLGGKGANLAEMTNIGLPVPPGLIITTEACKEFYVNDRRFPPGLEEQVREKMRVLEEKTGKRFGDPANPLLVSVRSGAPVSMPGMMDTVLNLGLNDETVEGLSRAANRRFAFDCYRRFLNMFGDVVLGIEHAKFERILERYKERRRVTLDQELPAGDLEQVVAEYRALIERETGRSFPQDPMEQLFMAIYAVFNSWNNDRAIVYRKINKIPDDLGTAVNIQVMVFGNLGDDCGTGVAFTRDPATGARELYGEYLINAQGEDVVAGIRTPRTISDLKEEMPDVYQQFASICERLEKHYRNMQDIEFTIERGKLYILQTRTGKRTAQAAVKIAVDMVHEGLISKEEAVMRVEPAQLDQLLHRRIDPRASVKAIAKGLPASPGAASGKVVFDADEAEMLGNQGEKIILVRTETTPDDIHGIVAAQGVLTSRGGMTSHAAVVARGMGKPCVCGCEAIRIDYEAGEFRVNDLVVKKGDVISIDGSTGQVMLGEVPLIDPELSPEFLELLQWADEIRTLGVRANADTPEDAAKARAFGAEGIGLTRTEHMFMAPDRLPIVQEMILATTTQERQAALNKLLPMQQGDFYGILKAMEGLPVTIRLLDPPLHEFLPNAEELAVEITRLRLTGGDEEELRKKEELLKKVRVLAEFNPMLGHRGCRLGITFPEVYAMQARAIFQATAQLVKEGVKVFPEVEIPLVGEVRELALLRRLVDEVAEQVMKETGVEFEYSVGTMIEIPRAALLADEIAREADFFSFGTNDLTQTTFGFSRDDAEGKFLHEYVEKKILPENPFIVLDQAGVGKLMKMCVALGRQTKPDLVIGICGEHGGEPSSIEFCHRIGLNYVSCSPFRVPIARLAAAQARVKNG
- a CDS encoding helix-turn-helix transcriptional regulator, encoding MELSKRQEAILEIVKKEGPITGEQIAERLSLTRATLRPDMAILTMAGLLEARPRVGYYYSGKTPNKVIAEKLHRIKVGEVKSVPVVVSEHCSVYDAVVTMFIEDVGTLIVVREGGILEGVISRKDLLKITLGGQDIHKLPVGVVMTRMPNVITVGPDDSVWLAAKKLITHEVDALPVVRPVEGGDKNKDLEVIGRLSKTNITRLFVELGEGN
- the glyQ gene encoding glycine--tRNA ligase subunit alpha, producing the protein MNFQDLILALNRFWADQNCIIQQPYDVEKGAGTMNPATFLRVLGPEPWRVAYVEPSRRPTDGRYGENPNRLQHYYQYQVILKPSPDDVVEVYLDSLAAIGINPQEHDIRFVEDNWESPTLGAWGLGWEVWLDGMEITQFTYFQQCGGLDCRPVSTEITYGLERLAMFIQGKDNVFDIEWVNGLTYGDVHHRGEVEHSRYNFEEADTGMLFKLFDMYEREARRIVEKGLVLPAYDYVLKCSHTFNLLDARGAISVTERTAFIHRVRSLARACAEAYVVQREEMGYPLLKK